A single window of Bordetella genomosp. 11 DNA harbors:
- a CDS encoding sensor histidine kinase, translating to MPAILLLVLLDLAATWVMTHKIDMTLWELEDFFLLMVVGQIILMSLFAWVVVHGVRSGLRSVNLLSEEIRQRSIDDMQPLEVAGVPAEMEPLVLHTNDLLARLDASLAAQRRFIGHAAHQLRTPLSGLRLESELMLARPLPDDVRARAERIKAVSDRMIRLGQQLLVLARADPNARPQDSFVRIDLCEWVRASGAEWIPRVRAAQFELDLIAPDTPVWVDADPLLLDELLGNLLDNALRYGTSGGRITLTVGSNPPCLTVMDDGPGIPAEDQDRVFEAFYRSPAATAGGSGLGLAIVREIAHAHGAWWKLSSRPEFPGTRLTVVFPGPRKGAQLTRHDIQV from the coding sequence CTGCCCGCCATCCTTCTGCTGGTCCTGCTGGACCTGGCGGCGACGTGGGTCATGACCCACAAGATCGACATGACGCTCTGGGAGCTGGAAGACTTTTTCCTGCTCATGGTGGTCGGCCAGATCATCCTGATGTCGCTGTTCGCCTGGGTCGTCGTCCATGGCGTGCGTTCCGGGCTGCGCTCGGTCAACCTGCTGTCGGAGGAAATTCGGCAGCGCTCCATCGACGACATGCAGCCGCTGGAAGTGGCGGGCGTGCCCGCCGAAATGGAACCCCTGGTTCTGCACACCAACGATTTGCTCGCCCGGCTGGACGCGTCGCTGGCCGCCCAACGCCGCTTTATCGGCCATGCGGCGCACCAATTGCGCACACCATTGAGCGGCTTGCGGCTGGAATCCGAGTTGATGCTGGCCCGTCCGCTTCCCGACGATGTACGCGCGCGCGCCGAACGCATCAAGGCGGTCAGCGACCGCATGATCCGCCTGGGACAGCAGTTGCTGGTGCTCGCCCGGGCCGATCCCAACGCGCGCCCGCAGGACAGCTTCGTGCGGATCGATCTGTGCGAGTGGGTGCGTGCCAGCGGCGCGGAATGGATACCGCGCGTGCGGGCCGCGCAGTTCGAGCTGGACCTGATCGCGCCGGACACCCCTGTTTGGGTCGACGCGGATCCGCTGCTGCTGGACGAACTGCTCGGTAATCTGCTGGACAATGCCCTGCGTTACGGCACGTCGGGCGGCCGGATTACCCTGACCGTGGGCAGCAATCCGCCCTGCCTGACCGTCATGGACGATGGGCCCGGCATCCCGGCGGAAGACCAGGACAGGGTATTCGAGGCCTTTTATCGATCCCCCGCGGCAACGGCCGGAGGCTCCGGCCTGGGCCTGGCCATCGTGCGCGAAATCGCGCATGCGCATGGCGCGTGGTGGAAACTCTCCAGCCGACCCGAATTCCCGGGCACGCGCCTGACCGTGGTATTCCCCGGTCCGCGCAAAGGCGCTCAATTGACCCGACACGATATACAGGTATGA